The genomic stretch attaattgttttttttcttattacaCAATTACAATTAAGtacaaatgaaattaataataaaactcaaatttataaataaaccCAAACTATAATTAGACCCTACCAtcatttattgtttattttacttTCATTCCGGCTGAAACCCTAATCGTTAttatagagaaaaataatttttttttattgatggatggtgattttgaagttttaaatcCTCTAACTAAAGTATGACTCGATTTAtggattttttgtttgtttgatttcaatttttttagagtTTAGAAGATGAATATttgagtttcaattttttttcccatcAATCCCACGTAGTTTATTAAACTTTCTGCAACATCAAATTGTTGCAAGTACTCTCCCGGTCTCTCTCTACAACCCAAAACACTAAAAGGACTTGCAGACATTGCAAGGACTTTCGATTCCATTTCCTTCTTTTTGGGTCAAattcaatgttctaaaaaagcGGCTTAGGCGTTGGGCGGTGGTGAGCTGAGGCGTTTTCTTGCAAATCGGTTGGAAAAATCGGATGGGCTCTAGGCGGGCTAGGCGGGGCTTGGTGGAGCTAGGCTGTTTTTTATATCGGATGGGCTCTaggcgattttttttttttttaatgaaattaaaaaataaaataaaaaattctatcTAGGTCTAAttggttttaaattgtgaacttgttgtacatgtgtcatcctacaatatTCCTTACTATGGCTATATGACAtttatgtttaagtgtttctaaattttggacttgttggatactttttttgcattttatcattcttttcttatcttatccatggatttcatacaagtataattttttgtaagtgacAATATGCACTTacttacaagatatacaagaattTTACCTAAATCCTCCTAGGTTGCCTAGACGCCTGCCTAGACCCCGCCGCCCAACAACCGCTTAGCGTTTTTAAGAACCTTGGTCAAATTTCatgcattttatatttttattgtttttctctGCTACTGCCATCACTTCCCTCCTCCCTCCTGCCTCCTCCCAAATTTATGGGCAATTTCATTATCAGGATGTGACAATGGGTGAGATGGTAGGTAGTTACAGGACAAGCATAGGCTGTACTGATGTGCAATGCAGGTGAACCCCTATAATGGGGTTGTTGCTTTGAACGGTCATAGTCTAGAATTTAGGCCACgttaatatcttatattaattttttataaaaagagaaagacaaaataatgAATGTAAGAGTATGAGAGAGAATTCTAGTCCTTGAGCCAATCACTTGATACAGTTTTCATATGGAAGCCTATAAGCTCTGCTCCTCTACTTTGTGTCACAAGAGACATGTCTCTGCAATCGCATTCCACGGTAATGGCCGTCTCATGGCAAACTTtggaaaagagaagaaaattaagCTTTGAGACTTGAGGAAACTTGAGGATGAACCACTCTAATACGAATTACTATCATTAATagagttaaaaatcaaatgaatgtaaagataaatttacatattgaattgAGTTTATAAGAACAttttaggtagtaaatttgaatttaaagagatagtaatagtttaattaaaaatcaaataaatgaaaagaataaattgaatttggaaaTAGATTAgttggatttaaataaaatttcccaataTCGTTAATATTTTCCGAGaatcatcttcttttttctcgCATTCCAATTTCCACCACGACgccaccacacaacacaactgacctcgtctctctctctctctccccctctctctctctgtctgtgAAGCCACTACCAAACCCTAACCGCCCCCGAAGCCTAAATTCTCCTCCTCTTCTCAATCTCTCTATCCTCTCTCTCCACGATGGCGCATCAAATGTCCCCTTCCGATCACGACCCCAACTCCGACTCGTCCAAGGCCCGCCTCTACAACCCCTACCAGGATCTCCAGGTTCCCATGCGAAACCTCTACCAGCTACCTACCTCCCCGGAGTTCCTCTTCGTCGAAGAGGCTAAACGTCAGCGTCGCTCCTGGGGCGAGAATCTCACCTTCTACACCGGCTGCTCCTACCTCGCCGGCGCAGTTGGAGGCGGCGCCGCGGGTCTCTTTTCCGGCGTTCGATCGTTCGAGTCTGGAGACACCACCAAGCTCAGGATCAATAGGGTTCTCAACTCCTCTGGCCACACGGGTCGGGTTTGGGGGAACCGGCTGGGCGTTATCGGGTTGATCTATGCGGGTATGGAGAGTGGGATTCAGGCGGTCAGAGACACTGACGATGTTTGGAATAGCGTTGCGGCTGGACTGGGAACTGGCGCGATTTACCGAGCTGCGAGGGGCGTGAGGTCGGCTGCGGTGGCTGGAGCTATTGGAGGAGTCCTGGTTGGCGTGGCGGTCACGGCGAAGCAGGCGGCCAAGCGATATGTGCCAATATAATCAGGGAGGCCTGGTTGCGATGTGAGTGGTGGTATTGTTGGTTTTTTTGTCTATTTGGTTAGTTTCCGGCAATTTTGATAGTCCCATTAGGAATCGGAGACGATGATAAAGTGAAAATATATGGGCAATGCATGATGAAGATGGTGTTGCTGTGTTTCGTAATTTTAAATGGAATTGATTATTGATAAACAAGTAGTTGAGCACGGGAGTTTCCGTGCTTTCATACGAGTTTTCGTGTTAAGAATTCTATTGTAATTTGTCGACTTGTCCTGATAATGAATAATTGGGATGCATTTAGACTTCTGGCTATTCATTGTATATCAATAATTCTTCAAATTTGCAGTCTTTAATATTATAAACATGTGATTTGCAATGTTTGTTGGTGATCCTTTATTCTGTGGTTGTTGGTGTCATGGAATTGTTTTCATTTGATGTTATTATCTTTTGTATCAAGAGTTAGTTAGTTCGTTCTCTGCTTCATTGTAAGCGTGTGAACTTCTGCCTTTAACATTGTCTAGGGACATATGTGAGTTGAGATTACATTACTAATGGGGTTTTTTAGAGGTTGGTTATCTTTTGTTTGATGATTGTTCGATACTTCTTTACTTCATGTGGAAATTGATGCTAAGTTGAGAGAGGGTGTGTGCTATGATTGCTTTCATTGGCAtttttgcattgtagaatgttTCGTTAGAGGTTGCAGACGCATGAAGGTTGGGTGTTAGGCACCTTAATGGTAGAAATTTGAGTAATACTTGATGAGTGATGCAGGGGAATCTATATTTTGAGGATGTTTaggaaattaatataatttgattgGGAATATaatgttttgtttggttttatgTTGATGGTAGATTACATACTTGTAGAAATTGAAACAGAAACAGAAATTGGGTTTGGTCTAGAAATTATGAAAATGCATGCAAGTCTTTACCAAGTTGCTTCAAAACAACAGTTTCTTATGAACTACTTTGATAAACTCTAGCACAATGGCGAAAGTGATGATGCTAGAATTGTGTGCTACGGAAT from Pyrus communis chromosome 7, drPyrComm1.1, whole genome shotgun sequence encodes the following:
- the LOC137740014 gene encoding mitochondrial import inner membrane translocase subunit TIM23-2-like gives rise to the protein MAHQMSPSDHDPNSDSSKARLYNPYQDLQVPMRNLYQLPTSPEFLFVEEAKRQRRSWGENLTFYTGCSYLAGAVGGGAAGLFSGVRSFESGDTTKLRINRVLNSSGHTGRVWGNRLGVIGLIYAGMESGIQAVRDTDDVWNSVAAGLGTGAIYRAARGVRSAAVAGAIGGVLVGVAVTAKQAAKRYVPI